CCTTCCCAAGCACGAACGGAGTGTCCGGCGTTGTGAAGAGCGGCACCGGTGAACGACCAAAACGAATGTAGGCCGGGCCAACCATCTCGCCCATGGCAACTGTTGCCTTCTTGGCTTCTTCGTAGTCCGCTGGGACGATCAGCGTCATATGCGGAAGGGTGCGCAAGAACGCAACTTCTTCCAACACCTGGTGTGTGGCTCCGTCCGGACCAACGCTGATACCAGAGTGTCCGCCGCCGATCTTCACGTTTGCCTCATTGTAGGCAACCGAAATGCGCAGCTGGTCCGCATTACGAAGGGCACAAAAAGCCCCATACGAAGCAAAGAACGGGATCTTGCCACTCAACGCCAGACCCGTTGCGATCGTTGTTGCATTCTGTTCGGCAATACCGATCGAGAAGAACCGATCCGGGAATTTGTCTCTGAACAGCGACGTCATTACCGACCCGGTGATATCACCACCGAGCACAATGATATTGCTGTGGCGCTCGCCTAGTTCAACGAGTCCGTCACCAAATCCGAAACGCGTGGGCTTTGATCCGAGAAGTTCCATTGTCATTCTTTTGTGAGTTACGAGTTACGCCAGTTCAGCAAGTGCGGCAATCGCTTGATCTTTTGTAGGGGGCTTGCCGTGCCATTCGAACTTGTCGTTCATGAAGGAAACGCCGTGACCCATGAATGTCTGGCAGATGATGGCCGTTGGCTTTCCGGTACCGTTCTTTTGGTTTGCGAGGAAGTGATCGAAGCCACGTTGGAGGTCTGCGTGGTCGTGACCGTTCACGACGATCGTGTCAAAGCCAAAGGCTTCGCACTTCTTGTCGATCGGATACACGTTCATTACGTCCGGCACCCGACCGTCGATCTGGCAGTCATTGTTGTCGATCAGCCAGCAGAGGTTATCCAGCTTGAAGTGCGAAGCGGCCATAGCTGCCTCCCACACGGAACCTTCTTGGAGCTCTCCGTCGCCCGTGAGCGTGAACACACGTCGGTCATTCTTGTCGACCAGTTTGTCAGCCATGGCCATGCCAACGGCAATGGAGATACCCTGTCCGAGCGACCCCGAGGACGTCTCGACGCCCGGGAGATGCATATCTCGACCGGGGTGACCTTGCAGACGGGTGTCGTACTTGCGGAGGGTTTCCTGTTCCTGCTTCGGATAACATCCCGCGTTGGCCAGGGAGGCATACATCACGGGCGCCATGTGTCCGGCTGACAGGACGAAACGGTCGCGAGGGGCCGACATATCCTTAGGGTCATAGCGCATCACGCCACTGAAATACAGCGCAGCAAAGATGTCGGCAGAACCCAATGGGCCGCCACTATGACCCGATCCTGCCCGTACAAGCATCCGAATGATGTCTCGACGGATCTCATCGGCGATCGGGGCAAGTTCTTCCGGAGCACGGCGTTCGTTCGAGAACGTCACGTCATTGAAGTCAAGCGATCGTTTGGTTTCTACGGTCATGCTGGCAATGGGGAGTCGTGAGAGAAACAGCCCGCAAAACTACGAAATGCCACCTCTACAGCATTGTGGCTTTTCACTAGATTTCGAGATGCCCACTACGTTCGCAAACCTATCAGTACGGTGCCTCCTCCGAATTGCGGTCCTTTTTGCCGCACCTCATCTCTATGGGAAGGAGCCCCCTACTCCTTTCACGTCAGTCAACGGGGCAAGCGGGACCGAGTTCTGGATAGCAGTTCCCCCTAGCGAGACAGAGGCTCATCCAACGGAGTTGTTGGAGGTGATCGTCACGTCGCAGCAAGCCACCATGGTTGAGGTCTACGATGCTAGCACCGGCAGAACGTTCGTTCGACAGATCGCAGACAGTGGCGTGATACGGCTGACCAACGCCAATGGAGATGTATCCTGGCTATCGGAGATCAGGGAGTCGGAGCAGCCCACTGCAAAGGGCATTCGCCTACGATCTTCATATCCGATCTCTGTTTTTGTGCTGAACTCAAAGCAGTACACGCATGACGGTTATCGAGCCATACCAACACAGTGCTGGGGTAAGGACTATATCGCTGCGGCCTACTATGATTACAAGGAGTTTGCGGAGTGGGCAGGGGGCTTTGTGGTTGTCGCACGCGAGCGGACAACCGTAACGATCACGCTACGTGGCAATGGGGAGTCTGAAGCGAAGACGTTTGGCGGACGAAGAATCAACACGGGGATACCATATGACGTGACGTTGGAGGCCGGAGAAGTCTATATGGTCCGCGGAGATGGCAAAACGCGCGGGGTCTTTGACCTGACGGGCTCGTCGATCCGCTCGGATCGTCCGATCGGGGTACTCGGTTTTCACATGAAAACAACCATGCCCAATCTCCTATCAGAAGTTGGAGGGAGGCAACATCTCGTGGAAATGCTGCCGCCAGTTTCAGCGTGGGGAAAGACCCATGCAGCCATCGAATTCACACGAAGGGACTCTAAAGGGCCAGGAGCAGGAGATGTTTTCCGTCTTGTTGCCAGTGAACCCAACACGCGGTGGTCGGTACGCTACTACCACAGAGCAACGAAACAGCTCCTTGGCCAATCTGGCGGTATTCTTCTTAAAGCTGGCGACGTTGCAGATATCTCGCAAGTTTCAGCTCCGGCGCAGCTTACTCAGGGCTTTTCGGTTTGGGAGGCAGAGAAGCCAGTGCTGTTGATGCAATATGCCTGCTCGTGGACGTGGGACCGGAACAGCAACCTCGACCCGTTTATGGTTCTTGTTCCGCCAACAGATCGCATGGTTCACTCGTCAGAGTTTGTGTGCTCAGGGAATGCCCGGTTCACAGAACATCTCGCAAGTCTGATCATTGAAGCCGATGCATCGAGCCTTTCGTACGAGGATGATCTCGAGTCGATCACGCTTGATGGAATTCCGCTATGGAATCACCCCCATGCTCTCATCCCTGCGCTTAAGTTCAGTCGGGTTACAGAGAACTTGCATTTCGTCGTTGTCAGACTTGCGGATCCGGACGGACGCCATGTCCTACGTTCGAATGACCGCGTTCGTCTAAGCGGCTATCTGGTAGGATCCGCAGCAGACGAAGCATATGGTTGGCCCATTGCAGCATCGTTCCAGCCCGGAATGACTGACGATGCTTCGCCCCCTACCTTCGTCATAGACACGGGAGAATGTGGTGATCGTGCCATTGAGGCTCTTGATCTCGGATCAGCGTCATCAGGCATTGCCGTGGTAGGCATCGTCCCGGACTCATCCTCATACAACTATTTCTTGGAAGGGGCTGGTACAGAACCAATCGGTCGATTGCCCGCACGGAATTCTATTGAAGCAGTCCTCCGTGTTGTGAACAAACAACGTGATGCATTCTGTGTGTTTTACGCGCAGGATTGGGCAGACAACATTGTGATCGATTCTGTACGATATGTTGCTCCCCGTGCTGTGGATACCCTTGCTCCAGTTATCCAACGGGACAGGACTACGTCAACCTCCGTTGAGTGCACTGTCTACGAAACACGCAACGATCCGCCTCGCACCATTGTGGATTGTGACAACCCTCACCCTCAGATAGAGACAGGTATTGCAGCCATTCGAGTGGACACGTTCAGCGATAGTTCCAACATCAAACTCGACGTGCTTACCCAAACACGCTTCGAACGGGAAGATCCTGACTCTGTGATTCGGTACCGTTGGGTTGCAATTGATTCAACAATTGCCGCTCGCGTTGTGTATCGGGTTGTTGATTGGGCCGGGAATGCCATGTCCGACACCGTCATTCTTAGTGGTGTAAGCAACATTGATCACTGGGCATCTCCTCACTATCGAATAACAGCCTCTCCGAACCCTTGCCAGGACTATCTCAACCTCACCTTCCCTGTTACGACTAATTCGGCATACTATGTGCTATATGATCTCCTCGGTAGGCTTGTATTAACGGGAGAATTTCTGCGAGAGACAGATCGTGCAACGATTGATGTCCGCAACGTTCTTCCGGGAACCTACCTCATAGCTATCATGGACGATCAACGATATAGGGTGTCCACGGTAATTGTCAAATAGGTCGCTTTCCAGACGAGGGGTGGCATTCCATCAACGATCTTCAGGTAAGTGTCAACATAAGCCCCTTACCACGAGGCCTGTATAACGCACGGCTGCGCTGCGATCACGAATGGGTTACCCGACGCTTTCTTGTTCAATAACACAACGAACCAATACGATCACATCTTCTAAGTGATCATCGTCGCCGAAAGAGGGGTACTTGAAATGAAACATCTATTGATACTCTTGCTCGTGTCTATCGCATGTGCACGTACAGCAACGGCTCAGATCCCCAAACCTGTTGAACAGGCTCTGGCTGCCGAGAACATTGCCGAAGGCACTGAGTTTTTCATAGCGATCCCCCCGAATGAGATCCTTCCATTCTCAGTTCAGTTCTTGTCAATTTTTCTGTCGTCTGCCTATGATACAGAGGTTGTGGTAAGCGACTATACATCGGGGAAAACGTACAAACGGAGCGTTAAGAAGGGTGAAGTACGAGAGTTAAGTGACAAGAGAGGAGAAACGAACTGGACATGGGAACTGCGAAACAGTGAAGTGGTTGTGGGTGGCGGCATAGCCCTGCGGTCGGCAAAGCCGATATCGGTCTTTGTTATGAATTCAAAGACTACGACGAGTGATGGATACATGGCTATCCCGACATCTGCATGGGGAAGAGAATACCTACACGTGGGCTACTACGATTTCAAAGAATCCCGAGCTTGGGCAGGGGGCTTTGTGGTTGTAGCCAAGAACAGCAACACCACTCTGAATATTCTCCTTAGAGGCACCGGGAAGGACCTGGCAAAAACGGCAGGTGGCAATACTATCAATACTCCGAAACCCATTACCGTTACGTTGAATCCCGGTGATGTGTACATGGTGAAAGGCGACGGTACAACACGGGGCGTTTTTGATCTCACGGGCACAAAGATCTCATCCGACAAACCTGTTGGCGTGATCTCTTTCCACGAACGGACAACGATGCCCAACCTGTTGGTGAACGGGAATGGTCGCAATCACCTAGTTGAAATGCTCGCACCTACATCGAAATGGGGCACCTCATTTGTCTCTTTAGAGTTACCGAGAGAATCACTGAATGGCACGGGTACGGGTGACGTTTTTCGAGTTGTTGCAAGTGAGGCCAATACACAGTGGACGTTGAAGTACTACGATGAGGTTACTGGGCAGCTTCTAGGTCAAGCCGGAGGCACTCTTGAGAAGGCAGGTGACGTTTCAGATCTCGGGAACGTATCAGCGCCAACGCAGATCACCAATGGCTTCGCAATATGGGAGACCACAAAACCCGCGTTCATCATGCAATACT
This region of Ignavibacteria bacterium genomic DNA includes:
- a CDS encoding transketolase is translated as MTVETKRSLDFNDVTFSNERRAPEELAPIADEIRRDIIRMLVRAGSGHSGGPLGSADIFAALYFSGVMRYDPKDMSAPRDRFVLSAGHMAPVMYASLANAGCYPKQEQETLRKYDTRLQGHPGRDMHLPGVETSSGSLGQGISIAVGMAMADKLVDKNDRRVFTLTGDGELQEGSVWEAAMAASHFKLDNLCWLIDNNDCQIDGRVPDVMNVYPIDKKCEAFGFDTIVVNGHDHADLQRGFDHFLANQKNGTGKPTAIICQTFMGHGVSFMNDKFEWHGKPPTKDQAIAALAELA
- a CDS encoding T9SS type A sorting domain-containing protein, which produces MPTTFANLSVRCLLRIAVLFAAPHLYGKEPPTPFTSVNGASGTEFWIAVPPSETEAHPTELLEVIVTSQQATMVEVYDASTGRTFVRQIADSGVIRLTNANGDVSWLSEIRESEQPTAKGIRLRSSYPISVFVLNSKQYTHDGYRAIPTQCWGKDYIAAAYYDYKEFAEWAGGFVVVARERTTVTITLRGNGESEAKTFGGRRINTGIPYDVTLEAGEVYMVRGDGKTRGVFDLTGSSIRSDRPIGVLGFHMKTTMPNLLSEVGGRQHLVEMLPPVSAWGKTHAAIEFTRRDSKGPGAGDVFRLVASEPNTRWSVRYYHRATKQLLGQSGGILLKAGDVADISQVSAPAQLTQGFSVWEAEKPVLLMQYACSWTWDRNSNLDPFMVLVPPTDRMVHSSEFVCSGNARFTEHLASLIIEADASSLSYEDDLESITLDGIPLWNHPHALIPALKFSRVTENLHFVVVRLADPDGRHVLRSNDRVRLSGYLVGSAADEAYGWPIAASFQPGMTDDASPPTFVIDTGECGDRAIEALDLGSASSGIAVVGIVPDSSSYNYFLEGAGTEPIGRLPARNSIEAVLRVVNKQRDAFCVFYAQDWADNIVIDSVRYVAPRAVDTLAPVIQRDRTTSTSVECTVYETRNDPPRTIVDCDNPHPQIETGIAAIRVDTFSDSSNIKLDVLTQTRFEREDPDSVIRYRWVAIDSTIAARVVYRVVDWAGNAMSDTVILSGVSNIDHWASPHYRITASPNPCQDYLNLTFPVTTNSAYYVLYDLLGRLVLTGEFLRETDRATIDVRNVLPGTYLIAIMDDQRYRVSTVIVK
- a CDS encoding transketolase family protein — encoded protein: MTMELLGSKPTRFGFGDGLVELGERHSNIIVLGGDITGSVMTSLFRDKFPDRFFSIGIAEQNATTIATGLALSGKIPFFASYGAFCALRNADQLRISVAYNEANVKIGGGHSGISVGPDGATHQVLEEVAFLRTLPHMTLIVPADYEEAKKATVAMGEMVGPAYIRFGRSPVPLFTTPDTPFVLGKANVVREGSDVAIIANGALVWEAHLAAEELAKRGISARIVNVHTVKPFDFETVTAAARECGCIVTAEEHQVHAGLGGAVAECTAKNAPVPIEFVGVKDSFGGSGEPEELMVKFGLTWREIYASALVAMERRDKGSSGVRAIKDVPVYTA